In the Helianthus annuus cultivar XRQ/B chromosome 11, HanXRQr2.0-SUNRISE, whole genome shotgun sequence genome, one interval contains:
- the LOC110887966 gene encoding uncharacterized protein LOC110887966, whose amino-acid sequence MITGVWKDISGIERVLDKLGIKLQEKLKAKVGNGLTTRFWRDIWITDQPLLKRFPDLFNLAKRKNDSVASYLQSPVTNGFWSWDWVRAPESPSEWSSFATLMAMLQQVVFSGGKDCWAWQNDAGNPLEVKTVRMEIMAKEIEQEGGDQAPGYWNSWATPKSNYLLWRALLGKVASKVGLQKRGFWWNVFIWIKVPLPQDMSKLGNIFTVLHNSPGCRRWKKLVMMIATATVWKIWHARNTKTFDGIFIPIRKMVDQLKEETYLWICHRAKIQVPKWEDWLDFNVTNAL is encoded by the exons ATGATTACAGGAGTGTGGAAGGATATCAGTGGCATTGAAAGGGTATTAGACAAGTTGGGTATCAAACTTCAAGAGAAACTAAAAGCCAAAGTGGGAAATGGGTTAACCACTCGGTTTTGGAGAGACATCTGGATCACCGATCAGCCCCTATTAAAACGGTTCCCCGATCTGTTTAATCTGGCAAAGAGAAAGAACGACAGTGTTGCCTCCTACTTGCAGAGCCCGGTTACTAACGGTTTTTGGAGTTGGGATTGGGTTAGAGCCCCGGAGTCGCCATCGGAATGGTCCAGTTTTGCAACGCTCATGGCAATGCTGCAACAGGTTGTTTTCAGTGGTGGTAAAGACTGCTGGGCATGGCAAAATGATGCTGGGAATCCTCTCGAAGTTAAAACAGTTAGAATGGAGATTATGGCTAAAGAGATTGAGCAGGAGGGGGGTGATCAGGCTCCGGGTTACTGGAATAGTTGGGCAACCCCGAAGTCCAATTATCTCCTTTGGAGAGCCCTCCTCGGTAAAGTCGCCTCTAAAGTGGGTCTTCAGAAGAGAG GTTTTTGGTGGAATGTGTTCATATGGATTAAAGTCCCTTTACCTCAAGACATGTCCAAACTGGGGAATATTTTCACCGTTTTGCATAACAGCCCGGGTTGTAGACGGTGGAAGAAGCTCGTGATGATGATAGCTACTGCGACGGTGTGGAAAATCTGGCATGCTCGAAACACTAAAACTTTTGATGGCATCTTTATTCCAATCAGAAAGATGGTTGATCAGTTAAAGGAGGAGACCTATTTGTGGATATGTCATCGCGCCAAGATTCAAGTTCCGAAATGGGAAGACTGGCTAGATTTTAATGTGACGAATGCTTTGTAA
- the LOC110889913 gene encoding probable LRR receptor-like serine/threonine-protein kinase At1g07650 isoform X1: MKKSLMLFLAYLAVTQSAKLDLQEVKVLQQIWEKLGLQQPKNLDRCSVNRGWVTCDCSFEGLTTSHVNNMDLSLNNLTVSILSEWATLSLSNPTLMGNRLSGPFPTTLTTMTTLRLFSSIWWYFLYYMCPHHRFVCLQMIHAETKKGKGKKGVESSKREKQRCGAMSHQHPAPDACSPPIYRTEVVKSRVFR, encoded by the exons ATGAAGAAGTCGTTGATGTTATTCTTGGCATATTTAGCCGTCACACAATCAGCAAAGCTTGATTTACAAGAAG TGAAGGTACTGCAGCAAATCTGGGAAAAGTTGGGGCTACAGCAGCCAAAAAATTTGGATCGGTGCAGTGTCAACAGGGGGTGGGTCACCTGCGATTGCTCTTTCGAAGGTCTTACCACCAGTCATGTTAATAACAT GGATCTTAGTCTTAACAACCTCACCGTCAGTATACTCTCTGAATGGGCTACTTTGAGCTTGAGCAATCC CACACTAATGGGAAACCGGTTATCAGGCCCGTTTCCAACAACTCTCACAACAATGACCACCCTTCGACTATT TTCTTCAATATGGTGGTACTTTCTGTATTACATGTGCCCTCATCACCGCTTTGTATGTCTTCAAATGATACACGCAGAGACAAAGAAAGGTAAAGGGAAGAAAGGGGTAGAGAGCAGCAAGAGAGAGAAACAGAGATGCGGAGCGATGAGTCACCAGCATCCGGCTCCAGACGCGTGCTCGCCTCCCATCTATAGAACCGAAGTCGTCAAGTCGAGGGTTTTTCGGTGA
- the LOC110889913 gene encoding probable LRR receptor-like serine/threonine-protein kinase At1g07650 isoform X3, with amino-acid sequence MKKSLMLFLAYLAVTQSAKLDLQEVKVLQQIWEKLGLQQPKNLDRCSVNRGWVTCDCSFEGLTTSHVNNMDLSLNNLTVSILSEWATLSLSNPTLMGNRLSGPFPTTLTTMTTLRLLDKER; translated from the exons ATGAAGAAGTCGTTGATGTTATTCTTGGCATATTTAGCCGTCACACAATCAGCAAAGCTTGATTTACAAGAAG TGAAGGTACTGCAGCAAATCTGGGAAAAGTTGGGGCTACAGCAGCCAAAAAATTTGGATCGGTGCAGTGTCAACAGGGGGTGGGTCACCTGCGATTGCTCTTTCGAAGGTCTTACCACCAGTCATGTTAATAACAT GGATCTTAGTCTTAACAACCTCACCGTCAGTATACTCTCTGAATGGGCTACTTTGAGCTTGAGCAATCC CACACTAATGGGAAACCGGTTATCAGGCCCGTTTCCAACAACTCTCACAACAATGACCACCCTTCGACTATT AGACAAAGAAAGGTAA
- the LOC110889913 gene encoding uncharacterized protein LOC110889913 isoform X2 codes for MKKSLMLFLAYLAVTQSAKLDLQEVKVLQQIWEKLGLQQPKNLDRCSVNRGWVTCDCSFEGLTTSHVNNITLMGNRLSGPFPTTLTTMTTLRLFSSIWWYFLYYMCPHHRFVCLQMIHAETKKGKGKKGVESSKREKQRCGAMSHQHPAPDACSPPIYRTEVVKSRVFR; via the exons ATGAAGAAGTCGTTGATGTTATTCTTGGCATATTTAGCCGTCACACAATCAGCAAAGCTTGATTTACAAGAAG TGAAGGTACTGCAGCAAATCTGGGAAAAGTTGGGGCTACAGCAGCCAAAAAATTTGGATCGGTGCAGTGTCAACAGGGGGTGGGTCACCTGCGATTGCTCTTTCGAAGGTCTTACCACCAGTCATGTTAATAACAT CACACTAATGGGAAACCGGTTATCAGGCCCGTTTCCAACAACTCTCACAACAATGACCACCCTTCGACTATT TTCTTCAATATGGTGGTACTTTCTGTATTACATGTGCCCTCATCACCGCTTTGTATGTCTTCAAATGATACACGCAGAGACAAAGAAAGGTAAAGGGAAGAAAGGGGTAGAGAGCAGCAAGAGAGAGAAACAGAGATGCGGAGCGATGAGTCACCAGCATCCGGCTCCAGACGCGTGCTCGCCTCCCATCTATAGAACCGAAGTCGTCAAGTCGAGGGTTTTTCGGTGA